One window of the Salmo trutta chromosome 35, fSalTru1.1, whole genome shotgun sequence genome contains the following:
- the LOC115174900 gene encoding solute carrier family 22 member 6-A-like isoform X2, with amino-acid sequence MERSMNFDDILSHIGGFGKFQKILYVWICLPQILLAFHMLISVFTGAVPPHLCRSNNTTWALPASSDAFNFSLVTGPDGDPGLSCSAPGGVPSSPLAQLNHSTALALSDDHVTGVCQGGWEFSKETFHSTVATEWDLVCDNANLNNIGSSIYMFGLLVGAVLFGSLADKFGRRNIILVGLTIQSTFGVGAAFAPNFYIYVFLRFVVGTTISAVIMNAFVLGTEWTGSKHRMLAGIITDYFFGFGYITLAGLAYLIRDWRKLQLAISAPGFLFIFYIWVLPKSARWLLANQRNEEAMDLIRKAALMNGKPLQEDIEICQGYNDMVKMEERKKDTVIDLVRTPKMRRNSCIMFYLWFVNVLVYYGLSLNISDFGMNIYLTQLIFGLVEMPARTITLFTLNRSRRISQLAFLAVGGLACLLTIFIPDELSWLWWGSLGSPPPCPSSTSTQQRSSLPS; translated from the exons ATGGAAAGAAGCATGAATTTTGACGATATTCTTTCCCATATCGGAGGCTTTGGCAAGTTCCAGAAGATCTTGTATGTGTGGATTTGCCTCCCCCAGATCCTGCTGGCGTTCCACATGCTGATATCGGTCTTCACAGGGGCCGTCCCCCCTCATCTCTGTCGCTCCAACAACACCACCTGGGCCTTGCCCGCCAGCTCAGACGCATTCAACTTCAGCCTGGTGACGGGCCCAGACGGTGACCCTGGCCTGTCCTGCTCTGCCCCTGGGGGGGTCCCTAGCAGCCCGCTAGCCCAGTTGAATCACAGCACCGCCCTGGCCCTTAGCGATGACCACGTCACCGGGGTTTGTCAAGGCGGATGGGAATTCAGCAAAGAAACCTTCCACAGCACCGTGGCAACCGAG TGGGATCTGGTGTGTGATAATGCCAATCTGAACAACATTGGTTCCTCAATCTACATGTTTGGTCTTCTGGTCGGCGCCGTGCTGTTTGGTTCCTTAGCTGATAA GTTTGGACGCAGGAACATAATCCTGGTTGGTCTGACTATCCAGTCAACCTTTGGGGTTGGTGCTGCTTTTGCCCCAAATTTCTACATTTATGTCTTTCTGCGCTTTGTGGTTGGAACCACTATTTCAGCTGTCATCATGAACGCATTTGTTTTAG GCACAGAGTGGACAGGATCAAAGCACCGGATGCTAGCTGGGATCATCACAGACTACTTCTTTGGGTTCGGCTACATCACCCTGGCGGGCCTGGCCTACCTCATCAGAGACTGGCGCAAGCTCCAGCTGGCCATCTCAGCACCAGGCTTCCTCTTCATCTTCTACATCTG GGTCCTACCCAAGTCGGCTCGGTGGCTATTGGCCAACCAGAGGAATGAGGAGGCCATGGATCTGATCAGGAAAGCTGCTCTGATGAACGGCAAACCCCTGCAGGAGGACATAGAGATATGTCAG GGGTACAACGATATGgtgaagatggaggagaggaaaaaggACACAGTAATTGACCTGGTCCGTACCCCAAAAATGAGGAGGAATTCATGTATCATGTTTTACCTGTG GTTTGTCAACGTGCTGGTCTACTACGGCCTGTCTCTGAACATCTCTGACTTTGGGATGAACATCTACCTGACCCAGCTGATCTTTGGCCTGGTGGAGATGCCTGCCAGGACCATCACCCTCTTTACCCTGAACCGCTCCAGGAGGATATCCCAGCTAGCCTTCCTCGCTGTGGGAGGCCTGGCCTGCCTGCTAACCATCTTCATTCCTGATG